From Bacteroidales bacterium, one genomic window encodes:
- a CDS encoding N-acetylmuramoyl-L-alanine amidase: MKQLRYIFGVPLLVLVFILPVYPQYQVHRVVIDAGHGGKDPGALGQNSCEKNIALAIALKTGEYIEKYTPGVEVIYTRKTDVFIELYKRAKIATDSKANVFISIHCNASKTSSASGTETYVMGLHKSEANLEVAKLENAAILNEENFADMYEGFDPNQDEDYITLTMFQDASLDQSTMLADEIQRQFRERVKRKDRGVFQAGFLVLYRTTMPGVLVETGFITNPEDERFLMSEDGQAYIASAIFRSFKYYKEEMERKDNKAPLVVKDYLKEPEAVKPPDIYFRVQFTSSRTPKVFDAKKYKDLPDIREYRQDSWYKYSTGNFRTYEDALKHQKFIKENKKYKDAFVICFEKDERISLEKALEVIKK; the protein is encoded by the coding sequence GTGAAGCAGCTACGTTATATTTTCGGTGTTCCCTTGCTGGTCCTGGTTTTCATTCTGCCAGTTTATCCGCAATACCAGGTTCACCGGGTAGTAATCGACGCCGGGCATGGCGGCAAGGACCCTGGGGCACTTGGCCAAAACTCCTGTGAAAAGAACATTGCTCTGGCCATCGCCCTGAAAACAGGAGAATATATTGAGAAATACACCCCAGGCGTTGAAGTGATCTATACACGTAAAACCGATGTTTTCATAGAGTTGTACAAACGGGCGAAAATCGCGACCGACAGCAAGGCAAATGTATTCATCTCCATCCATTGCAATGCATCTAAAACTTCATCTGCCAGCGGAACGGAAACTTATGTCATGGGGCTCCACAAAAGCGAAGCCAACCTTGAAGTAGCCAAACTGGAGAATGCAGCTATTCTTAACGAGGAGAATTTTGCCGACATGTATGAAGGATTCGATCCAAACCAGGATGAAGATTATATTACCCTGACCATGTTCCAGGATGCATCGCTGGATCAGAGCACCATGCTGGCCGACGAGATCCAGCGGCAATTCCGCGAAAGGGTCAAGAGAAAAGACAGGGGGGTATTCCAGGCAGGCTTCCTCGTCCTCTACCGCACTACCATGCCAGGTGTGCTTGTTGAAACCGGATTTATCACCAACCCGGAAGATGAACGTTTCCTTATGTCGGAAGACGGACAGGCCTATATTGCTTCAGCCATTTTCAGGTCCTTCAAGTATTATAAAGAAGAAATGGAAAGGAAAGACAACAAAGCCCCACTGGTTGTCAAAGACTATTTAAAGGAACCGGAAGCCGTTAAACCACCTGATATATACTTCCGGGTGCAGTTCACCTCTTCCCGCACTCCAAAAGTTTTCGATGCCAAAAAATACAAGGATTTGCCAGACATCCGGGAATATAGGCAGGACAGTTGGTATAAATATTCTACGGGCAATTTCAGGACCTATGAAGATGCGCTCAAACATCAGAAATTTATCAAAGAAAATAAAAAGTATAAGGATGCATTTGTTATTTGCTTTGAGAAAGACGAGCGTATTTCTTTGGAAAAAGCTCTTGAAGTGATTAAAAAGTAA
- a CDS encoding MlaD family protein: MSEIKVGSLKFSKEFRIGFLFILVTAILVWGFSFLKNKNILYKERVIIAVYKHVNGLNPSNPVYINGVKVGQVGKVYFDPSLDGDIIVQLVFTDKFPVPLNSTARIFSEDLMGSKAVEILLGTGPDYAGNGDTLHADVETTLKDAVNQQILPLKLKAEDLLSSIDTMVVAVQGIFNKDAIEDLNASIKSIRHTFSNLENTTQNLDTLVLLQSGRLSSILYNIDMITRNLNNNSDEINRVLGNLATLSDTLAHANISGVIQNIDNTFTDLANVLARIDKGEGTLGLLINNDQLYKDLQKSAFELNQLIEDIRLNPKRYVRVSVF; this comes from the coding sequence TTGTCTGAAATAAAGGTTGGCAGTTTGAAATTTTCAAAGGAATTCAGAATCGGCTTTCTTTTTATTCTTGTTACAGCAATCCTGGTCTGGGGCTTTAGTTTCCTGAAGAATAAAAATATCCTTTATAAAGAAAGGGTTATAATCGCTGTTTATAAGCATGTAAACGGACTGAACCCTTCTAATCCTGTTTATATCAATGGGGTGAAAGTCGGACAGGTTGGCAAGGTATATTTTGATCCGAGCCTGGATGGAGATATCATCGTTCAGCTTGTTTTCACGGATAAATTCCCGGTACCTTTAAACTCTACAGCCCGAATTTTCAGTGAAGACCTGATGGGGTCCAAAGCCGTTGAAATACTGCTCGGCACCGGGCCGGATTATGCCGGGAATGGCGATACCCTTCATGCTGATGTTGAGACCACCCTCAAAGATGCCGTCAACCAGCAGATCCTCCCATTGAAACTGAAAGCCGAGGACCTTCTGTCTTCTATCGATACTATGGTTGTAGCTGTACAGGGCATTTTTAACAAGGATGCCATCGAAGATCTCAATGCCAGCATCAAGAGTATACGCCACACCTTCAGCAACCTGGAAAACACGACTCAAAACCTCGATACGCTTGTTCTCCTTCAATCAGGCCGCTTGTCGAGCATCCTTTACAATATCGACATGATCACGAGGAACCTCAATAATAACAGTGACGAGATCAACCGTGTCCTTGGCAATCTTGCTACCTTAAGCGATACGCTTGCGCATGCAAATATCTCAGGGGTTATTCAGAATATTGATAATACTTTTACTGATCTGGCCAATGTCTTGGCCCGCATAGATAAAGGAGAAGGGACGCTGGGCCTGCTGATCAATAACGACCAATTGTATAAGGACCTGCAGAAATCTGCTTTTGAGCTGAACCAGCTTATCGAGGATATCCGGCTGAATCCGAAACGCTACGTCAGGGTCTCGGTTTTCTGA
- a CDS encoding IS1595 family transposase, protein MIATMEKQQVNKFKNLIDVNDYFRDEDICRNYLANLRWNGNPICPHCGHDKAYEYQNGKLYKCAKCRQQFTVKVGTIFEDSKIPLKKWFTTVYLLTSHKKGISSLQLGRDIGVTQKTAWFMLHRIRYAIRTKSFNAPMGGIVEADETLIGGKKETGTIVKRR, encoded by the coding sequence ATGATAGCAACAATGGAAAAGCAACAGGTAAATAAGTTTAAGAATCTGATAGACGTAAACGACTATTTCCGTGATGAAGATATTTGCCGTAATTACTTGGCAAATTTAAGGTGGAACGGAAACCCTATTTGCCCTCATTGTGGACATGATAAGGCTTACGAATATCAGAACGGTAAACTTTACAAGTGTGCTAAATGCCGTCAGCAATTCACGGTTAAGGTCGGAACTATATTTGAGGATAGCAAAATACCCCTCAAAAAATGGTTTACAACGGTCTATCTGCTCACTTCTCATAAGAAAGGTATTAGTTCCCTACAATTAGGCAGAGACATTGGGGTAACGCAGAAAACGGCTTGGTTCATGTTGCACCGGATTAGGTATGCCATCAGAACAAAGTCTTTCAATGCACCAATGGGTGGTATTGTTGAAGCCGATGAAACTCTGATTGGCGGAAAGAAAGAAACAGGCACGATAGTAAAAAGACGGTAG
- a CDS encoding T9SS type A sorting domain-containing protein gives MSRSILLSMLLACFTFTNAQHLNVLISTTNYPNEPSIIINPKNTNQLYGGANIASYYYSDDAGLTWEEGTIYSAQNGVWGDPVMLCDTAGAFYFFHLSNPPQGSWIDRIVCQKTETFGGEWNDGSYMGLNGTKEQDKHWAAVDWKNNNIYVTWTQFDLYGSDSSGYFSNIMFSRSYDAGMSWSPTVQINKVSGDCADDDNTTQGAVPAIGPEGQIYVAWAGPAGLVFDRSLDQGTTWLEEDIFVSDLPGGWCFDIPGISRANGFPVTTCDTSGGPYRGTIYINWSDQRNGDDDTDVWLVKSTDGGNTWSQRVRVNDDPPGKQQFFNWVAIDQTNGYLYFVFYDRRNYDNNNTDVYMARSTDGGETFTNFLISEEPFYPNSGTFFGDYTNVTAHNNVIRPIWTRLHNNQRSIWTAIIDPTAVGIEEEIKDAIPISMEQSYPNPFAESTWISFKLHQVAPFFLGVYDQLGREVEVLVNHAQLQPGKYTYQFNSSGMNLSPGVYHFMLVSNDDVMRQKIVLAR, from the coding sequence ATGTCACGCTCTATATTACTCTCCATGTTGCTGGCCTGCTTCACTTTTACAAATGCCCAGCATCTCAACGTTTTGATCAGTACTACTAATTACCCAAACGAGCCATCGATTATCATCAACCCGAAAAATACCAACCAACTTTACGGCGGAGCTAATATAGCCAGCTATTATTATTCCGATGATGCGGGTTTAACTTGGGAAGAAGGGACTATTTACTCTGCCCAGAACGGTGTCTGGGGCGACCCGGTAATGCTTTGCGACACAGCCGGGGCATTCTACTTTTTTCATCTCTCAAATCCTCCGCAGGGCTCCTGGATCGACCGGATTGTATGCCAGAAAACAGAAACTTTTGGCGGAGAGTGGAACGATGGCTCCTATATGGGCCTCAACGGGACCAAGGAGCAGGATAAGCACTGGGCTGCGGTTGACTGGAAAAACAACAACATTTATGTGACCTGGACGCAATTCGATTTATATGGCTCGGATAGTTCCGGCTATTTCAGCAATATCATGTTCTCGCGCTCGTATGATGCGGGTATGAGCTGGAGCCCGACGGTTCAGATCAACAAGGTTTCAGGCGACTGCGCTGACGACGACAATACAACGCAGGGAGCCGTGCCTGCCATTGGACCTGAAGGACAGATCTACGTGGCATGGGCCGGCCCGGCGGGTCTGGTTTTCGACCGGTCCCTCGACCAGGGAACCACATGGCTGGAAGAAGACATCTTCGTTTCGGACTTGCCGGGCGGATGGTGTTTTGATATTCCCGGCATTTCCCGGGCTAACGGATTTCCGGTTACCACTTGCGATACCAGTGGCGGACCTTACCGGGGTACCATCTACATTAACTGGAGCGACCAACGCAACGGTGATGACGATACCGATGTCTGGTTGGTCAAATCCACCGACGGGGGCAATACCTGGAGCCAGCGCGTCCGCGTTAATGACGATCCTCCCGGAAAACAGCAGTTCTTCAACTGGGTGGCCATCGACCAGACCAACGGCTATCTTTACTTCGTTTTTTATGACCGCCGTAATTATGACAACAACAATACCGATGTGTATATGGCCCGTTCTACAGACGGTGGAGAGACTTTTACGAATTTCCTGATCAGCGAAGAGCCTTTCTACCCTAACAGCGGCACTTTTTTCGGCGACTATACCAATGTGACTGCCCATAATAATGTGATCCGCCCGATCTGGACCCGATTACATAATAACCAGAGGAGCATCTGGACAGCAATCATCGACCCGACTGCTGTGGGTATTGAAGAAGAAATAAAGGACGCCATCCCGATCAGCATGGAACAAAGTTATCCTAACCCTTTTGCCGAATCCACCTGGATTTCTTTTAAACTGCACCAGGTTGCCCCGTTTTTTTTGGGAGTATACGACCAACTTGGCCGTGAGGTCGAAGTGCTTGTCAATCATGCCCAGCTTCAACCAGGAAAATATACCTACCAGTTCAATTCCTCCGGCATGAACCTTTCACCTGGCGTTTACCACTTCATGCTGGTCAGTAATGACGATGTGATGCGGCAAAAGATTGTCCTGGCAAGATAA
- a CDS encoding TolC family protein: MTSTLIKTGLILITAVFISAGTFGQTLSFKLKEAQDYAVQNSYKVKNAQFDLEMARKQVKENLSYGFPQVSASVDYSYFIALPTSLIPAEFFPDGQPGEFIELQFGLKNNLTGGITLNQLIFDGRYFIGLQYAQIFEQLSMESLEKSEEDVKQTVTQTYYNILVGEEVLKILDSTLVILEKTRYETGEMFREGFVEKTDYDQFTLTVTDIQNSINSVQRQNEIGYKLLNYQMGIDLDQQVILTETLDELIGKASVGALVDQQFNVEQHIDYRLIASQEKMKVLSLKNERAAYYPSLKGFLFLQENAQRNEFNFLAPDEPWFLTSSTGISMQIPILSSGLHKSRVSQAKLDLEKVQNIKKQVAEGLNLSITQSRSEFRTAMENYMREKQNVDLSLEIYKKTLTKYNEGAATSAELTQQHNQFLDSERKYFQMVFSLLDSKNRLDKALGNY, from the coding sequence ATGACATCAACACTTATTAAAACCGGATTGATTTTAATAACGGCTGTGTTCATTTCGGCCGGCACTTTTGGGCAAACCCTCTCGTTCAAGCTGAAGGAAGCGCAGGATTATGCGGTACAGAATAGCTACAAAGTAAAAAATGCCCAGTTTGACCTTGAAATGGCCCGAAAACAGGTTAAAGAGAACTTGTCATACGGCTTTCCCCAGGTCAGCGCAAGCGTAGATTATTCTTATTTTATTGCTTTGCCTACTTCGCTGATCCCTGCTGAATTTTTCCCTGATGGCCAACCAGGAGAGTTTATCGAGTTACAGTTCGGTTTAAAAAACAATTTAACAGGCGGAATCACCCTGAACCAGCTTATTTTCGACGGGCGCTATTTCATCGGACTGCAGTACGCTCAAATATTCGAGCAGTTGTCGATGGAAAGTCTCGAAAAATCGGAGGAAGATGTCAAACAAACCGTAACGCAGACTTATTACAATATCCTGGTAGGAGAAGAGGTACTGAAGATTCTTGATTCAACCCTGGTCATACTGGAAAAGACCCGTTATGAAACCGGAGAAATGTTTAGGGAAGGATTTGTGGAAAAAACGGATTATGATCAGTTTACTCTTACTGTGACAGATATTCAGAATTCCATCAATTCAGTACAACGGCAGAATGAGATCGGTTATAAGCTCCTGAATTACCAGATGGGGATTGATCTTGACCAACAGGTGATTCTGACGGAAACACTGGATGAACTGATCGGGAAGGCAAGTGTCGGCGCCTTGGTAGATCAGCAGTTTAATGTCGAGCAACACATTGATTACAGGTTGATTGCCAGCCAGGAAAAAATGAAAGTCCTTAGCTTAAAGAACGAAAGGGCAGCTTATTATCCCAGCCTGAAAGGCTTTTTGTTCCTCCAGGAGAACGCCCAGCGTAATGAGTTTAACTTTCTTGCCCCGGATGAGCCCTGGTTCCTGACATCCTCTACCGGTATTTCAATGCAGATCCCGATCTTATCAAGCGGTTTGCACAAGAGCAGGGTAAGCCAGGCCAAACTTGACCTGGAAAAGGTACAGAATATAAAGAAACAGGTTGCTGAAGGTCTGAACTTATCTATCACACAATCGAGGTCGGAATTCAGGACAGCGATGGAAAATTATATGAGAGAAAAGCAGAATGTTGATCTTTCCCTTGAAATATATAAGAAAACTCTCACTAAATATAATGAAGGAGCTGCGACCAGTGCTGAACTGACCCAGCAACATAACCAGTTCTTAGATTCCGAACGGAAATATTTCCAGATGGTTTTCAGTTTGCTTGATTCTAAAAACCGGCTTGATAAAGCATTAGGTAATTATTAA
- a CDS encoding efflux RND transporter periplasmic adaptor subunit, translating to MKYGILAFFILILASCNNQETEQSIRGQITAYRKDAAELNQKITELEKKLSAMNSGDNSTQKILVEVSAVSFEPFNHYIEVSGTAEAVKEAFISPEVAGQVREIYVKEGDYVEKGQLLAKLNSEVNESNIAEMESSLELATITCEKQKRLWEKGIGSEIQYLNAKNSKESFEQKLVTLRAQLDMVMIKSPVSGVVDEIYHKKGELATPGSQLMQIVNLDDLYINADVSETYLAQVNEGAIVKVEFPVYPDMNLEVPIYRKGNVINPNNRTFTVQLKLKNPDRLLKPNILAIIHINDFSSDSAVVITSALIKQDITGSYLYIMEQTNGKWIAKKVYVTPGKSYLDKTMVVKGLQPGQQVIVQGYNQVSDGSEIYVKTNNAS from the coding sequence ATGAAATACGGGATATTAGCATTTTTTATTCTTATCCTGGCTTCCTGCAACAACCAGGAGACCGAACAATCGATCAGGGGCCAGATCACTGCTTATAGGAAAGATGCTGCTGAGCTGAACCAGAAAATCACGGAGTTGGAAAAAAAACTCAGCGCCATGAATTCTGGTGATAATAGCACCCAAAAGATCCTAGTAGAAGTGTCAGCGGTTTCGTTTGAGCCTTTCAACCATTATATAGAGGTCAGCGGCACAGCAGAAGCGGTAAAGGAAGCATTCATCTCACCGGAAGTAGCTGGCCAGGTAAGGGAGATTTATGTCAAAGAGGGTGATTATGTTGAAAAAGGCCAGTTGCTCGCTAAGCTTAATTCAGAGGTCAACGAAAGCAATATTGCTGAAATGGAATCGTCGCTGGAACTGGCTACGATTACCTGTGAAAAGCAAAAGAGACTCTGGGAAAAAGGTATCGGATCGGAGATACAGTATCTTAACGCGAAGAACAGCAAAGAATCGTTTGAGCAAAAGTTGGTAACCCTCCGGGCCCAGTTGGATATGGTAATGATCAAGTCGCCGGTGAGTGGTGTCGTGGATGAGATCTACCATAAGAAGGGAGAACTGGCCACACCCGGTTCCCAACTGATGCAGATTGTGAACCTGGATGACCTCTATATTAATGCTGATGTATCTGAGACTTACCTTGCCCAGGTGAATGAAGGCGCGATTGTGAAGGTAGAGTTCCCGGTTTATCCTGATATGAATTTAGAAGTTCCGATATACCGGAAAGGCAATGTCATCAATCCCAACAACCGCACTTTCACCGTTCAGCTCAAATTGAAAAATCCCGACCGTTTGTTAAAACCTAACATTCTTGCCATCATACATATTAATGATTTCTCCTCCGACTCAGCTGTGGTGATCACTTCAGCATTGATCAAGCAGGACATCACGGGCTCATATCTTTATATCATGGAGCAAACCAACGGTAAATGGATTGCAAAAAAGGTTTATGTAACACCGGGCAAATCATACCTGGATAAAACTATGGTGGTCAAAGGTCTTCAACCTGGCCAGCAGGTGATCGTCCAGGGATACAACCAGGTGTCCGACGGATCCGAAATATATGTTAAAACGAACAATGCTTCATAA
- a CDS encoding acyl-CoA dehydratase activase: protein MMLTVNATKYNKGDLYIGFDLGSISLNTVIIDSDENILENYYDHCHGQPFLVLRKRLTDLLSRYDTEQIKQIAITGSGGKLATQLIGGQFINEIIAQSKSVSKLYPEVRTIIEMGGEDSKLILMEHGKEREHSSLSDFTMNSICAAGTGSFLDQQAKRIGVPIEKEFGELALKSTNPPHIAGRCSVFAKSDMIHLQQIATPVHDIVAGLCFAVARNFKSNLAKGKELVKPIIFQGGVAANAGMVHAFKTLLNLSEGELTIPEYYASMGALGAIFYVREHPQDDMLFRGLKDLEEYLLKASGNGKGMPRLVESTATIMKGVTFDLNGQEKYPVYLGVDVGSLSTNVVLIDDQNRVVARRYLPTASRPLEAIRQGLTEIFEEVGDKVEVKAAGSTGSGRYLTGDFIGADVIQNEITAQATAAIAHDPGVDTIFEIGGQDSKYISIDNGVVVDFEMNKVCAAGTGSFLEEQAEKLDINIVEEFGTLALKAENPTSLGCRCTVFIESDLNANQQKGEKNENLVGGLAYSIVNNYLQKVVGRKRIGNKIFFQGGVTNNKGVVAAFEQITGKPIIIPPNFDVTGAIGMAMLARDKVKDTGSTRFKGFDVRNVPYKLDKFTCKDKDCSNLCEIRMVKIEGEKRPLYYGGRCEKWEVDDRKKKTDDIPNLFVERESLLLGDYDENRNKGSISIGIPRELLLYYQEFPFWRTFFTELGFQVVLSKHTDRKLVSKSLEMLTSETCFPIEVVHGHIMDLLDKKVDHVFIPFVVNNRAAKNNPTSNCNCPWIQSYPFMVKAALAKHPDKDKLLIPTFHPKFFEKVFIKEMSAFMKQQFGTDSKAVKKALLLAREKQNTFENSLTVRGKEVLDNLPADKETMVILGRPYNAGDPELSLRLVEKLINLNVLPIPLDFLPLNDEYIFDDFPNMYWPSGRKILAGARMIARNDKLSGVYISNFRCGPDSFIQHLVSEELKGKPTLQIEIDEHSADAGLITRLEAFLDSIRKKEKQSYSYQNNISKNFKQSTPTGDRVLYWPYMHDGSYIAAAAARSCGIESYALPMQTHEDLEIGRKYTSSKECFPMICTTGSFIKKLQEPGTDDKKISFFMPDHNGPCRFGQYNQLQKVLFDRLGRKDVKIVSPSNDGSYTDITPGNGTKFRFNAWKGFVAFDMIRKLQQQIRPYEKIKGETDRIYNESLDNIVRCIENNAKGLVDVLEAAGKKFEAIERHNIPRKPIVVIVGEIFMRDNKFCSGDIVNRLETVGAETLMSPFSEWFVYSTYRYTRDSRWKGDYKGILKSKIQEFSQHASYKKLLQSVENLIDADKEISLESMLELTSPYVHKDYDGDPVMAIGSASALAKKGVSGICNVLPFTCMPGTLICSISDVFRKDHNNIPWVDFAYDGQDDASIETRLQAFMYQVKEYQQKLLVQA from the coding sequence ATGATGTTAACTGTCAATGCAACTAAATATAATAAAGGCGACCTTTACATCGGCTTCGACCTGGGTTCAATTTCATTAAATACTGTCATTATCGACAGTGATGAAAATATCCTTGAAAATTACTATGATCATTGTCATGGACAACCTTTCCTTGTGCTCAGAAAGAGGTTGACTGATTTATTGTCGAGGTATGATACAGAACAGATCAAACAAATAGCAATTACCGGTTCGGGAGGAAAACTTGCGACACAACTCATAGGTGGGCAATTTATCAACGAGATCATAGCACAATCAAAATCCGTTTCGAAATTATATCCTGAAGTCCGGACCATTATTGAGATGGGGGGCGAAGATTCCAAGCTGATCTTAATGGAACATGGCAAGGAAAGAGAACATTCAAGTTTGTCGGATTTTACAATGAACAGCATATGTGCAGCGGGTACTGGCTCTTTCCTCGACCAACAGGCTAAACGTATCGGGGTTCCGATCGAGAAAGAATTCGGAGAACTGGCACTTAAATCAACAAACCCACCACATATAGCAGGGCGATGCAGCGTTTTTGCCAAAAGCGATATGATCCACCTGCAGCAAATCGCTACACCGGTGCACGATATCGTTGCCGGATTGTGCTTTGCTGTTGCCAGAAATTTCAAAAGTAACCTGGCAAAAGGTAAAGAGCTGGTCAAACCCATTATTTTTCAGGGTGGCGTTGCAGCAAATGCCGGTATGGTTCATGCGTTTAAAACTTTGCTAAACCTCAGTGAAGGTGAATTGACCATACCGGAATATTATGCTTCCATGGGGGCCCTTGGTGCAATTTTTTATGTCAGGGAGCACCCTCAGGATGATATGCTGTTCAGAGGGCTCAAAGACCTTGAAGAGTACCTTTTAAAAGCCAGTGGCAATGGCAAAGGAATGCCCAGGCTGGTTGAATCAACAGCGACCATCATGAAAGGTGTTACTTTCGACCTGAACGGGCAAGAAAAATATCCGGTTTACCTGGGGGTTGATGTCGGATCCCTGAGTACCAATGTTGTGTTAATCGATGATCAGAACCGTGTTGTTGCCCGGCGATACCTTCCTACTGCCAGCCGTCCGCTCGAAGCAATCAGGCAGGGCCTGACCGAAATATTTGAAGAGGTTGGCGATAAAGTTGAGGTGAAAGCTGCAGGTTCAACAGGCTCAGGCCGTTACCTTACCGGTGATTTTATTGGTGCAGATGTGATACAAAATGAGATCACAGCCCAGGCTACTGCTGCTATTGCCCATGATCCAGGTGTGGATACTATTTTCGAAATAGGCGGACAGGATTCAAAATATATCAGCATTGACAATGGGGTAGTGGTCGATTTTGAAATGAACAAAGTGTGTGCCGCAGGTACCGGCTCTTTCCTCGAAGAACAAGCCGAGAAACTTGATATAAATATCGTTGAGGAATTCGGGACGCTGGCGCTGAAGGCTGAAAATCCGACCTCACTGGGCTGCCGCTGTACCGTTTTTATTGAATCCGACCTGAATGCCAACCAGCAAAAAGGGGAGAAAAATGAAAACCTGGTTGGCGGGCTGGCCTATTCTATCGTCAACAATTATCTTCAGAAAGTCGTAGGCCGCAAAAGGATCGGTAATAAAATCTTTTTCCAGGGAGGTGTGACCAACAATAAAGGGGTTGTCGCGGCATTTGAGCAAATTACGGGCAAACCGATCATTATTCCTCCAAACTTCGATGTGACAGGCGCTATTGGCATGGCAATGCTGGCCAGGGATAAGGTCAAAGATACAGGGTCAACAAGATTTAAGGGCTTTGATGTGCGCAATGTGCCTTATAAACTCGATAAGTTTACATGCAAGGATAAAGATTGCAGCAACCTTTGTGAAATTAGAATGGTTAAGATTGAAGGCGAAAAGAGGCCTTTGTATTACGGTGGCAGATGCGAGAAATGGGAGGTTGACGACAGAAAGAAAAAAACAGACGACATTCCTAACTTATTTGTTGAACGTGAAAGTTTGCTCCTCGGCGATTACGATGAAAACAGAAATAAAGGTTCAATTTCAATTGGTATCCCCCGGGAATTGCTATTGTATTACCAGGAATTTCCTTTCTGGAGAACATTTTTTACTGAACTCGGATTCCAGGTTGTGCTTTCTAAACATACCGACAGGAAGCTTGTTTCCAAATCGCTTGAAATGCTTACATCAGAAACCTGTTTTCCGATCGAGGTTGTGCATGGACATATCATGGATCTGCTGGATAAAAAAGTGGATCATGTTTTCATACCTTTTGTCGTAAATAACAGGGCTGCTAAAAATAATCCTACTTCAAACTGCAACTGCCCGTGGATACAGTCTTATCCTTTTATGGTGAAGGCTGCATTGGCAAAACATCCCGATAAAGACAAACTACTCATCCCGACTTTTCATCCAAAATTCTTTGAGAAAGTATTCATCAAAGAAATGTCGGCATTTATGAAGCAGCAATTCGGTACAGACAGCAAAGCCGTGAAAAAAGCGCTCCTGCTTGCACGCGAAAAGCAAAATACTTTTGAAAATTCCCTTACTGTTCGTGGAAAGGAAGTTCTTGACAACCTCCCTGCCGATAAGGAAACAATGGTAATATTAGGCAGGCCTTATAATGCTGGTGACCCTGAATTGAGCCTCAGGCTTGTTGAAAAATTAATAAATCTGAATGTACTCCCAATTCCTTTGGATTTTCTTCCGCTTAATGACGAGTATATTTTCGACGATTTTCCGAATATGTATTGGCCCAGTGGCAGGAAAATACTTGCAGGTGCCAGAATGATAGCCAGGAATGATAAATTGTCTGGTGTTTATATCAGTAATTTCCGCTGTGGTCCCGACTCTTTCATTCAACACCTGGTATCTGAAGAATTAAAGGGAAAACCTACCTTACAAATCGAGATTGATGAACATTCGGCAGATGCGGGGCTTATTACCCGGCTTGAAGCATTCCTCGACAGTATCAGAAAAAAAGAAAAACAATCGTATTCGTATCAGAACAATATTTCTAAAAACTTTAAGCAGTCGACACCAACCGGCGACAGGGTATTGTACTGGCCATACATGCACGATGGCTCCTATATAGCAGCTGCCGCGGCACGAAGCTGCGGAATTGAGTCGTATGCCCTGCCTATGCAGACTCATGAGGACCTTGAGATCGGAAGGAAGTACACATCTTCAAAGGAATGTTTCCCGATGATTTGCACTACAGGCTCATTTATCAAGAAGTTGCAGGAACCCGGCACGGATGATAAGAAAATCAGCTTTTTTATGCCCGACCACAATGGCCCTTGCAGATTCGGACAGTACAACCAGTTACAGAAGGTGCTATTTGACCGTCTGGGCAGGAAAGATGTAAAAATCGTGTCTCCCTCCAATGATGGCTCGTATACCGACATAACACCGGGTAATGGTACCAAGTTCAGGTTTAATGCATGGAAGGGTTTTGTTGCTTTTGATATGATCCGCAAACTACAGCAGCAAATAAGACCCTATGAAAAAATAAAGGGAGAAACCGACAGGATTTATAATGAATCATTGGACAATATTGTCAGATGCATTGAAAATAACGCAAAAGGATTAGTTGATGTACTTGAAGCTGCAGGTAAGAAATTTGAGGCCATTGAGCGCCATAATATTCCACGTAAACCCATCGTTGTCATCGTTGGAGAAATTTTTATGAGGGATAACAAATTTTGCAGCGGAGATATTGTTAACAGACTGGAAACTGTGGGAGCGGAAACATTGATGTCCCCATTTTCGGAATGGTTCGTTTATTCGACATACAGATATACCCGCGACAGCAGATGGAAAGGTGATTACAAGGGCATACTGAAATCAAAAATACAGGAATTTTCGCAGCACGCTTCTTATAAAAAGCTTCTTCAATCGGTTGAAAATCTGATAGATGCAGATAAAGAGATATCACTCGAATCTATGTTAGAGCTAACTTCTCCTTACGTGCATAAAGATTATGACGGCGACCCGGTAATGGCTATCGGAAGTGCTTCTGCATTGGCTAAAAAAGGCGTATCCGGTATTTGCAATGTGCTGCCGTTTACCTGTATGCCAGGCACACTTATCTGTTCAATCTCCGATGTATTCAGGAAAGATCATAACAACATACCCTGGGTTGATTTTGCCTATGACGGACAAGATGATGCTTCGATTGAAACGAGGCTGCAGGCATTTATGTATCAGGTAAAGGAATATCAGCAGAAACTACTGGTACAGGCTTGA